A single window of Streptomyces aquilus DNA harbors:
- a CDS encoding alpha/beta hydrolase, whose product MTRFVRWTALAAAAALLVGGCSGGSSDDGKGDGETGAATPSSKPSDTAAAAALPSSLTSQKLDWEGCKGTSDSPAPSSEWRCATLKVPLDWAKPEGKTIGLALIRAKARGDDRIGSLLFNFGGPGGSGVSMMPLYGATVSALRERYDLVSWDPRGVGGSEGVRCRSDKDIESAESIDATPDTAAEEAAYFQDATTFGKGCQKTAGELMAHVSTTDTARDMDLMRQVLGDSKMHYFGISYGTELGGVYAHLFPKNVGRLILDAVVDPSADTIGHAENQTRGFQRALDDYLKSTGQDPEQGTRKIAALLKDLDANPLPTGTSRELTQTLAVTGIVLPLYSKASWPTLTSALEAAEDGDGSELLTLADGYNERDTSGRYGTTTHSQRVISCLDDKQRPTAAETKKLLPRFEKLSPVFGAFLGWDTAGWCHDWPVAGQWDTPEVSAPGAAPVLVVGNTGDPATPYEGARKMADELGKGVGVELTWKGEGHGAYGSGSDCVDSTVNAYLLKGTVPKDGKVCS is encoded by the coding sequence ATGACGCGTTTCGTACGGTGGACGGCTCTGGCCGCCGCCGCGGCACTGCTGGTGGGGGGCTGTAGCGGCGGCTCGTCCGACGACGGGAAGGGCGACGGGGAGACCGGCGCGGCCACACCGTCGTCAAAGCCCTCCGACACCGCGGCGGCCGCGGCGCTGCCCTCCTCGCTGACCTCGCAGAAGCTCGACTGGGAAGGCTGCAAGGGCACCTCCGACTCCCCCGCGCCGAGCAGCGAATGGCGGTGCGCGACGCTCAAGGTGCCGTTGGACTGGGCGAAGCCGGAGGGGAAGACGATCGGCCTCGCGCTGATCCGCGCCAAGGCCCGCGGCGACGACCGGATCGGCTCACTGCTGTTCAACTTCGGCGGCCCGGGCGGCTCCGGCGTGTCGATGATGCCGCTGTACGGCGCGACGGTGTCCGCGCTGCGCGAGCGGTACGACCTGGTGAGCTGGGACCCGCGCGGGGTCGGCGGCAGCGAGGGCGTGCGCTGCCGCAGCGACAAGGACATCGAGTCCGCCGAGTCGATCGACGCGACGCCCGACACCGCGGCCGAGGAAGCGGCCTACTTCCAGGACGCCACCACGTTCGGCAAGGGCTGCCAGAAGACGGCCGGCGAGCTGATGGCGCACGTCTCCACCACCGACACGGCTCGCGACATGGACCTGATGCGCCAGGTGCTGGGCGACTCGAAGATGCACTACTTCGGTATCTCGTACGGCACCGAACTCGGCGGCGTCTACGCCCATCTGTTCCCGAAGAACGTGGGGCGGTTGATCCTCGACGCGGTCGTCGACCCCAGCGCCGACACGATCGGCCACGCCGAGAACCAGACCCGGGGCTTCCAGCGCGCCCTGGACGACTACCTCAAGTCGACCGGCCAGGACCCCGAGCAGGGCACCCGGAAGATCGCCGCGCTGCTGAAGGACCTCGACGCGAACCCGCTGCCGACGGGCACCTCGCGCGAGCTGACCCAGACGCTCGCGGTCACCGGCATCGTGCTGCCGCTGTACAGCAAGGCCAGCTGGCCGACCCTGACCAGCGCGTTGGAGGCGGCGGAGGACGGCGACGGCTCGGAGCTGCTGACGCTCGCCGACGGCTACAACGAGCGGGACACCTCGGGCCGCTACGGCACGACCACCCACTCCCAGCGGGTCATATCGTGCTTGGACGACAAGCAGCGGCCGACCGCCGCGGAGACGAAGAAGCTGCTGCCGAGGTTCGAGAAGCTCTCGCCCGTCTTCGGGGCGTTCCTGGGCTGGGACACGGCCGGCTGGTGCCACGACTGGCCGGTGGCCGGGCAGTGGGACACCCCCGAGGTGAGCGCGCCCGGCGCGGCGCCGGTCCTCGTGGTCGGCAACACCGGCGACCCGGCCACCCCCTACGAGGGCGCCCGGAAGATGGCGGACGAGCTGGGCAAGGGCGTCGGGGTGGAGCTCACCTGGAAGGGCGAGGGGCACGGGGCGTACGGCAGCGGGAGCGACTGCGTGGACTCGACGGTGAACGCGTATCTGCTCAAGGGCACGGTGCCGAAGGACGGCAAGGTCTGCTCATGA